From Ruminococcus sp. HUN007, a single genomic window includes:
- a CDS encoding dockerin type I domain-containing protein, translating into MKKRMIRELRRKAVLLALVSGLFCGSSGMVYAAEESTETEKSQFLNYLSERGQPGDYNGDGVINVFDLMKYKNSFIEEKEFYSTGESAIDVNKVQPWSAVL; encoded by the coding sequence ATGAAAAAAAGGATGATCAGGGAATTAAGACGAAAGGCAGTGCTTCTTGCACTCGTTTCCGGACTTTTCTGCGGTAGCAGCGGAATGGTGTATGCTGCGGAAGAATCCACGGAGACGGAAAAGAGTCAGTTTTTAAATTATCTTAGTGAAAGGGGACAGCCGGGCGACTATAACGGCGACGGCGTTATCAATGTTTTCGACCTTATGAAGTACAAAAACAGCTTTATCGAGGAAAAGGAATTTTACAGCACAGGAGAATCAGCAATTGACGTCAACAAGGTACAGCCGTGGTCGGCTGTACTATAG
- a CDS encoding ATP-binding protein: MKRTAYSRLLKWKEKSGRKPLIINGARQVGKTWLMKDFGRNEFQNVVYINFDNNTVAKQIFEPDYNIPRIISSLKILSETNIDPENTLIIFDEIQECPKALGSLKYFCEDAPEYYVMAAGSLLGIALHKGTSFPVGKTEFMTLYPMTFAEFLEASGNSGLRELISAEDFSTVSPFSEKLKLLLKKYYYVGGMPEAVKTFIDTDDLSKVREIQKDLLLYYENDFSKHAPEDQIPRIQMVWNSIPSQLAKENRKFIYGVVRKGSRAKYFELAIQWLTDYGLINKSIRISKPFMPLIAYMDQSVFKIYMSDVGLLGAKSDLPAVSVIDGNRIFTEYKGALTEQFVAQELRAADFMLYYYSTANSDGEIDFVIQNGDQIIPLEVKAEENLKAKSLRAYCSKYSPEEAIRTSMSAYRKEEWMTNVPLYLLTEYIKKL, translated from the coding sequence ATGAAAAGAACTGCATATTCCCGGCTGCTGAAATGGAAAGAAAAATCAGGCAGAAAGCCGTTAATAATCAACGGAGCCAGACAGGTTGGCAAGACATGGCTTATGAAGGATTTTGGCAGGAATGAATTTCAGAATGTTGTGTATATCAATTTTGACAACAATACAGTTGCAAAACAAATATTTGAGCCCGATTATAATATTCCGAGAATAATCTCTTCGCTTAAAATACTTTCAGAAACAAACATAGATCCGGAAAATACGCTGATCATATTTGACGAGATACAGGAATGTCCGAAAGCACTTGGAAGTCTTAAGTATTTTTGTGAAGACGCTCCTGAATATTACGTTATGGCTGCAGGTTCGCTTTTAGGAATAGCTTTGCACAAAGGTACGTCATTTCCTGTCGGCAAAACAGAGTTTATGACGCTGTACCCTATGACATTTGCAGAATTTCTCGAAGCTTCAGGAAATTCAGGATTACGTGAACTTATATCCGCTGAAGATTTCAGTACTGTATCACCGTTTTCAGAAAAACTCAAACTGCTTCTTAAAAAGTATTATTATGTCGGCGGAATGCCTGAAGCCGTTAAGACATTTATAGATACAGACGATCTCAGCAAGGTGAGGGAGATCCAGAAGGATCTTTTACTTTACTACGAAAATGATTTTTCAAAACATGCTCCGGAAGATCAGATCCCGAGAATACAAATGGTCTGGAACTCGATTCCGTCACAGCTGGCAAAGGAAAACAGAAAATTCATTTACGGTGTTGTCAGAAAAGGTTCTAGAGCAAAATACTTCGAACTTGCAATACAATGGCTGACTGATTACGGGCTGATAAACAAAAGTATTCGTATCAGCAAACCGTTTATGCCTCTTATTGCATATATGGATCAGTCGGTATTTAAAATTTATATGTCTGACGTCGGATTGTTAGGTGCAAAATCTGATCTTCCTGCAGTTTCAGTTATAGACGGGAACCGTATTTTCACAGAATACAAGGGCGCCCTTACAGAGCAGTTTGTCGCCCAGGAACTGAGAGCAGCAGACTTTATGCTTTACTATTACTCCACGGCAAATTCAGACGGCGAAATAGATTTTGTAATACAGAACGGTGATCAGATAATCCCTCTGGAAGTAAAGGCAGAAGAAAATCTGAAAGCAAAAAGTCTCAGAGCTTACTGCAGTAAATATTCTCCGGAGGAAGCTATACGCACTTCAATGTCTGCTTATAGAAAAGAAGAATGGATGACCAATGTTCCGCTGTATCTTTTAACGGAATATATAAAAAAGCTGTAA
- a CDS encoding leucine-rich repeat protein: MENLEVLELGSPDVIIGKLGKTFKSSPYYTKLLKEQKADDKITFLTAGNTLIDIIAADTVEDLPEKITIPDNISSVAGGCFENKKIKSVILPESLKYISDSSFEGSTLAELVIPESVEYIGDSAFRKCKSLSEVTLPSSLEYIAAYAFAGCENIKEVNIPENVKSISNHVFSDCSGIESIKFEGSPEAIGNYAFRSCTSLTDISLSVKDAALGDYVFSDCTNLKSAKISGSLKALPDNAFLKCTSLSSVILPENLQEVGAHAFSECSSLKEVEIPSSVNYIGYGAFSDTAISSVILPDSLTQINPEIFKNCPELTFIRIPSSVEKIADNFIDEDQKITIKGMKYSAAHEMAILKKSEFISEGESEYTSGYCGPGDECWKLDDDGTLTITGEGAITGGMVSAMLDLYSSTPIRDAASVDFSFLTRYPELDLMHRIKSIEIESPIEELDTTSVSFANSTLESVKLPETLKKIKSDSFKDCKALKSVLLPDSTEGIEDGSFDGCTSLEKIEFYKSENIISEESEQLARLWHMPAVKGDINGNNSVDASDLLLFSKWMLGDSETRMINRSGAMVTNDKTINIADFVALKDLIIYEK; encoded by the coding sequence ATGGAGAATCTCGAAGTTCTTGAGTTAGGTTCACCCGATGTCATTATCGGGAAACTTGGAAAAACTTTCAAAAGCTCTCCGTATTACACGAAACTGTTAAAGGAACAGAAAGCTGACGATAAAATAACTTTTTTAACTGCAGGAAACACCCTTATAGATATCATTGCTGCCGATACCGTTGAAGATCTTCCGGAAAAAATCACAATACCTGATAACATTTCTTCTGTTGCCGGCGGATGCTTTGAAAATAAAAAAATAAAGTCAGTCATACTTCCGGAATCACTTAAATACATATCAGATTCTTCCTTTGAAGGGAGCACGTTAGCTGAACTTGTAATACCGGAATCCGTTGAATATATAGGTGATTCTGCTTTCAGAAAATGCAAATCACTTTCTGAAGTAACTCTTCCTTCATCTCTTGAATATATCGCTGCATACGCTTTCGCAGGATGTGAAAATATAAAAGAGGTAAATATTCCGGAAAACGTAAAATCTATAAGCAATCACGTTTTTTCAGATTGTTCCGGCATTGAAAGCATAAAATTCGAAGGCAGTCCGGAAGCGATTGGAAACTACGCATTCAGATCATGCACATCACTTACTGATATCAGCTTATCAGTCAAAGACGCCGCATTGGGCGATTATGTATTTTCAGACTGCACTAATCTTAAATCAGCTAAAATATCCGGATCGTTAAAAGCACTTCCTGATAATGCTTTCCTGAAATGTACTTCACTTAGCAGTGTGATCCTTCCCGAAAATTTACAGGAAGTAGGTGCACATGCTTTTTCAGAATGCAGTTCGCTCAAAGAGGTCGAAATACCGTCATCTGTAAACTATATTGGATACGGTGCTTTCAGTGATACAGCCATCAGTTCAGTCATTCTTCCGGACAGTCTGACTCAGATCAACCCGGAAATTTTCAAAAACTGCCCGGAACTGACATTCATCCGTATTCCTTCTTCTGTAGAAAAAATAGCAGATAACTTCATCGATGAAGATCAGAAAATCACCATAAAAGGAATGAAATATTCGGCAGCCCACGAAATGGCCATACTAAAAAAATCTGAATTCATTTCAGAAGGTGAAAGCGAATATACTTCCGGTTACTGCGGTCCTGGTGACGAATGCTGGAAACTTGACGACGACGGTACTCTAACTATAACCGGAGAAGGAGCAATTACAGGTGGCATGGTTTCAGCGATGTTAGATCTTTACTCTTCCACTCCGATCAGAGATGCTGCTTCTGTTGATTTCAGCTTCCTTACGCGCTACCCTGAACTTGATCTTATGCACAGGATCAAAAGTATAGAGATAGAATCACCGATTGAAGAACTTGATACGACATCTGTATCTTTTGCCAACAGTACGCTGGAATCAGTAAAGCTTCCGGAAACTCTTAAAAAAATCAAATCTGATTCATTTAAGGACTGTAAAGCTCTGAAATCAGTCCTTCTTCCTGATTCAACAGAAGGAATTGAAGACGGCTCCTTTGACGGATGCACCTCACTTGAGAAAATAGAATTTTACAAAAGTGAAAATATTATTTCTGAAGAGAGTGAACAATTAGCCCGTCTCTGGCACATGCCTGCTGTAAAAGGCGACATCAACGGAAATAACAGCGTAGATGCGTCTGACCTCCTGCTCTTCAGCAAATGGATGCTCGGCGACAGTGAAACAAGAATGATAAACCGTTCCGGTGCAATGGTGACAAATGATAAAACCATAAACATAGCCGACTTTGTCGCTCTTAAAGATCTTATCATTTACGAAAAATAA
- a CDS encoding cohesin domain-containing protein yields MNRTWKKTVATILAFALAAGGMMGGASYLNEVSAAEQPVAALREAGEPAEMAVDAGVYEANAGDTIKVKVRVCDIKDSFNSVGGRLLVNTEAFSVLSVTPGDTDDPDNENTEIFQKTLTAQSMCSEHTEKIGFIYCGLESLKEDAVFLTIELRVNDDAKDGCYTVPFYLRDSSVSMATKIVETEDTWDVFEVNPDYRGALITVGAGSDEIIEPEEPEEYSYEYDYDNDHHLNNPDEDGVIDPIIPEITYSETGQPITTACSDESLTGFTVDAGVYEAKAGDTIKVKIRATDIKQPFCGALGYFIIDEDKFTVLSAEPGDADDPDDDYADGITITKDVSLNVYRNAENSKMAVFIYSSLLGNVDEDMVFATVELKVNDDVKDGNYELPFAVLEYGGMACAYDDVTNEIIYNEPEFRGALIKVSSASEETIPEEQTEVSENEENVPKEQPEVTEKEETPAPAEELPVIEEPEKPVGPGHHGPAGPADPKPDHRHDHKHDHAPAPKHDDHRNDHKNSYEKAVEKIAEDITNVITDVAKFIFSLF; encoded by the coding sequence ATGAACAGAACATGGAAAAAAACAGTGGCAACTATTTTAGCCTTTGCTTTAGCAGCCGGGGGAATGATGGGCGGTGCTTCTTATCTTAACGAAGTATCTGCAGCAGAACAGCCGGTGGCAGCATTACGTGAAGCCGGTGAACCAGCAGAAATGGCTGTTGATGCCGGTGTTTATGAGGCAAATGCAGGAGATACGATCAAAGTTAAGGTAAGAGTGTGTGATATAAAGGATTCGTTCAATTCAGTCGGCGGACGCCTTCTTGTCAATACTGAGGCATTCAGCGTTTTAAGTGTTACTCCGGGAGATACTGACGATCCGGATAACGAAAACACCGAAATATTTCAGAAAACATTAACGGCACAGAGTATGTGCAGTGAGCATACAGAAAAGATCGGCTTCATTTACTGCGGACTTGAAAGTTTAAAGGAAGATGCTGTTTTTCTTACTATTGAGCTCAGGGTAAACGATGATGCTAAAGACGGATGCTATACTGTTCCGTTCTATCTTCGCGACAGCAGCGTTTCAATGGCAACAAAGATCGTCGAAACAGAAGATACCTGGGACGTTTTTGAAGTAAACCCTGACTATCGCGGTGCTCTGATCACAGTTGGTGCCGGTTCTGATGAAATAATAGAGCCGGAAGAACCTGAAGAATACAGTTACGAGTATGATTATGACAATGATCATCATCTCAACAATCCGGATGAAGATGGCGTTATCGATCCGATAATACCTGAAATTACATATTCTGAAACAGGACAGCCGATAACGACAGCTTGTTCTGATGAAAGTCTGACGGGCTTTACTGTAGATGCAGGTGTTTATGAAGCCAAGGCAGGTGATACGATTAAAGTAAAGATCAGAGCAACTGATATAAAGCAGCCTTTCTGCGGAGCTTTAGGTTACTTCATAATTGATGAGGATAAGTTCACGGTATTAAGTGCTGAGCCGGGAGATGCTGACGATCCGGATGATGATTATGCTGATGGCATCACTATAACCAAAGATGTGAGCCTGAATGTTTACAGAAATGCTGAAAACAGTAAAATGGCTGTTTTCATTTACAGCAGTCTTTTGGGGAACGTAGATGAAGATATGGTGTTTGCGACTGTTGAACTTAAGGTTAATGATGATGTGAAAGACGGAAATTATGAGCTTCCATTTGCTGTTCTTGAATACGGCGGAATGGCATGCGCATACGATGATGTAACGAATGAAATTATTTACAATGAACCTGAGTTCCGCGGGGCGCTTATCAAGGTAAGCAGTGCTTCAGAAGAAACTATACCTGAAGAACAGACTGAAGTATCAGAAAATGAGGAAAATGTTCCGAAAGAACAGCCTGAAGTAACAGAAAAAGAAGAAACACCGGCTCCGGCTGAAGAACTTCCGGTTATCGAAGAACCTGAAAAGCCAGTTGGACCAGGACATCACGGCCCTGCAGGTCCGGCAGATCCTAAGCCTGATCACAGACACGACCATAAACACGATCACGCACCAGCTCCTAAGCATGATGACCACAGAAATGATCACAAAAACAGCTACGAAAAGGCAGTTGAGAAGATCGCTGAAGATATCACAAATGTAATTACAGATGTTGCAAAGTTTATCTTTTCTTTATTCTAA
- a CDS encoding leucine-rich repeat domain-containing protein, producing the protein MFDFTSPSVCPWLRERNYHLIRKIVIEEGITSISSYAFYGCDEAEQIIIPDSVTSIGREAFSGCSMIKELTIPDSVKNNR; encoded by the coding sequence ATGTTTGATTTTACGTCTCCTTCAGTTTGTCCGTGGTTAAGAGAACGAAATTATCATCTGATCAGAAAAATCGTAATTGAAGAAGGTATAACAAGTATTTCAAGCTACGCATTCTACGGATGTGATGAAGCCGAACAGATCATTATTCCTGATTCTGTAACCAGTATAGGAAGAGAGGCTTTTTCCGGATGTTCGATGATAAAGGAACTTACCATTCCTGATTCGGTAAAAAACAATAGGTAA
- a CDS encoding branched-chain amino acid aminotransferase — MDIRVELTKNPKAKPTDESNLGFGHVFTDHMFIMNYDKGQGWHDARIVPYAPLELSPAAMCLHYAQEVFEGLKAYRTADGSVQMFRPEENFKRLNISNQRLVIPEVDVDFCIKALDKLVSIDKDWVPHTDGASLYIRPFIIAVDPFLGVRPADSYMFIIILSPSGAYYSTGLNPVGIYVESNYVRAVRGGMGFTKTGGNYAASLIGQDEAHKQDYSQVLWLDGVERKYIEEVGAMNIFFIIDGEIVTPELQGSILSGITRKSVLELCKSWGMKVSEKRISIQEVADAYDAGKLNEVFGTGTAAVISPVGKLKWGDKVMIINDNKIGEVSQKIYDTMTGMQYGKLEDKFGWIHKLEG, encoded by the coding sequence ATGGATATTCGCGTAGAATTAACCAAAAACCCAAAGGCAAAACCAACTGACGAAAGCAACCTCGGATTTGGTCATGTATTTACTGACCATATGTTCATCATGAACTATGACAAGGGTCAGGGCTGGCATGATGCACGTATAGTACCTTATGCACCGCTCGAACTCAGCCCGGCTGCTATGTGTCTCCACTATGCTCAGGAAGTTTTTGAAGGCCTCAAGGCATACAGAACAGCTGACGGCAGCGTACAGATGTTCAGACCGGAAGAAAACTTCAAGAGACTCAACATTTCAAACCAGAGACTCGTTATTCCGGAAGTTGATGTTGACTTCTGCATCAAGGCACTCGATAAGCTCGTAAGCATCGACAAGGACTGGGTTCCTCACACAGACGGTGCTTCACTCTACATCAGACCGTTCATCATCGCAGTTGACCCGTTCCTCGGTGTTCGTCCGGCTGACAGCTACATGTTCATCATCATCCTCTCACCATCAGGTGCATACTACTCAACAGGTCTCAACCCTGTAGGCATCTACGTAGAATCAAACTACGTTCGTGCAGTACGCGGCGGTATGGGCTTTACAAAGACAGGCGGTAACTACGCTGCTTCTCTCATCGGACAGGATGAAGCTCACAAGCAGGATTACTCACAGGTTCTCTGGCTCGACGGTGTTGAAAGAAAGTACATCGAAGAAGTTGGTGCAATGAACATCTTCTTCATCATCGACGGCGAGATCGTTACACCTGAACTTCAGGGTTCTATCCTTTCAGGTATCACACGTAAGTCTGTTCTTGAACTCTGCAAGAGCTGGGGCATGAAGGTTTCCGAAAAGAGGATCTCTATCCAGGAAGTTGCAGACGCTTATGACGCAGGCAAGCTCAACGAAGTATTCGGTACAGGTACAGCAGCTGTTATCTCACCTGTAGGCAAGCTCAAGTGGGGCGACAAGGTAATGATCATCAACGACAACAAGATCGGTGAAGTATCACAGAAGATCTACGATACAATGACAGGCATGCAGTACGGCAAGCTCGAAGACAAGTTCGGCTGGATCCACAAGCTCGAAGGCTGA